Below is a genomic region from Sporosarcina sp. 6E9.
CGGTTCTTTGGCAAGCCAGATGAACTTTTATTTTCATCGATAAAAAAAGCGCCTACTCGAATGTTTAACATAAGAGCTGGCGCATAATTTTTATTGGCTACGGTCTGCCATTCGTTCACTTGCCGAAAGTGATGACATTTCAATGCCTTTCATCGGTTCACCAAGATCTTTTGATAATTGAACGAGTAAATCATAGTTTTGGTAGTTCTGGGTAGCTTCTACAATAGCTCGTGCAAACTTCTCCGGATTTTCAGATTTAAAAATTCCAGAACCGACGAATACACCATCCGCACCTAATTCCATCATTAATGCCGCATCTGCTGGTGTCGCTACACCACCCGCCGCATAATTTGTTACAGGTAAACGGCCTGCTTTTTTAATCGCAAGTAGCGTTTCATATGGCGCACCTAAAATACGCGCTTCAGTCATAACTTCTGCCTCATTCATATGAACAAGTTTACTCACCTGTGCATGTACTTTACGAAGATGACGGACAGCCTCAACGATATTCCCCGTTCCTGGCTCTCCTTTTGTACGAAGCATTTTTGCACCTTCGCCAATTCTTCTTGCCGCTTCTCCAAGATCACGTGCCCCACAAACAAACGGCACGGAATAATCGCTTTTCAATAAATGAAATTCATCATCTGCTGGTGATAATACTTCACTTTCATCAATGAAATCAACACCCATTGCTTCAAGTAAACGCGCCTCAGAAATATGGCCGATTCTTGCTTTTGCCATAACAGGAATCGATACTGCTGCTTGTACCTCTTCTACGATACGAGGATCAGCCATTCTAGCAACCCCGCCTGCTGCTCGAATATCTGATGGAACACGTTCAAGTGCCATAACCGCAACTGCACCTGCTGCCTCCGCTATCTTAGCCTGTTCACCGTTAATAACGTCCATAATGACGCCACCGTATTTCATATTTATAGTCATAATTCTTCCTCCTATTCATATTGTTCAGTATACTAGAGGTTGACCATATTAAAATACTCAGTTTCATACAAGTTGAAAGGGTCAGTGGAGGTTTCTTATGGAAATGCTATTAATTGAGCTTGATAAAAATACTGCTATCCCTTTATACGAACAAATATACACTCAAATTCGTGTCGATATTACGAATGGAAAACTGGAAATCGGGCGGAAATTGCCTTCAAAAAGAAAACTAGGTGAATTCCTTAATGTTAGTCAAACGACCATTGAACTTGCCTATGGCCAACTGACCGCCGAAGGATTTATCTCTTCTGTACCTAGAAAAGGTTTTTACGTCCAAGCCATCGAGGAACTCGCCTATGTACAACCGACGGAGCGAATTGAGGAAATAACTGCGCAAAAATCCGAAAAAATACATACCGATTTATCACCTGGCCATATTGACACGGAATCTTTCCCATTCACACAATGGCGAAAGTATGCGAAAGATGTCATAGATGAATCTTCAAAAGATCTTTTACTCCTTGGCGACCCACATGGTGACCTTCCGCTTCGACAGGAAATCGCACGTTATTTATACCATTCCAGGGGCGTCAACTGTACTCCCGAACAGATTATTGTAGGCTCAGGCACAGAACAACTTATGCCGCTCGTAATTCGTATCCTTGGACTCGATGCAACTTATGCTATTGAAGACCCGGGTTACCCATTAACACACCATGTTTTTTATCATAATAATCGTAAAGTATTTCCCATTGAAGTCGATCAAGAAGGAATGGACATCAGCATGCTTCAAGAC
It encodes:
- the pdxS gene encoding pyridoxal 5'-phosphate synthase lyase subunit PdxS, coding for MTINMKYGGVIMDVINGEQAKIAEAAGAVAVMALERVPSDIRAAGGVARMADPRIVEEVQAAVSIPVMAKARIGHISEARLLEAMGVDFIDESEVLSPADDEFHLLKSDYSVPFVCGARDLGEAARRIGEGAKMLRTKGEPGTGNIVEAVRHLRKVHAQVSKLVHMNEAEVMTEARILGAPYETLLAIKKAGRLPVTNYAAGGVATPADAALMMELGADGVFVGSGIFKSENPEKFARAIVEATQNYQNYDLLVQLSKDLGEPMKGIEMSSLSASERMADRSQ